From one Bacillus sp. FJAT-42376 genomic stretch:
- a CDS encoding YtrH family sporulation protein, translating into MEKAFLPAFIDSYFIALGVLLGGSIIGGIGAYLSGEPPMTTIVEFANRLKIWALVAAIGGTFDAFYSFERGLFNGETRDIFKQVMLIVSAMGGAQTGWILITWLTQEHLS; encoded by the coding sequence ATGGAAAAAGCTTTTTTACCTGCTTTTATCGATAGCTACTTCATTGCACTCGGCGTTCTTCTGGGAGGCAGTATCATTGGAGGCATCGGTGCCTATTTATCAGGGGAACCGCCGATGACGACCATTGTCGAATTCGCCAACCGCCTTAAAATATGGGCCCTGGTTGCAGCCATCGGCGGAACGTTTGATGCTTTTTACAGCTTTGAACGCGGGCTTTTTAACGGGGAAACAAGGGATATCTTTAAACAGGTGATGCTGATTGTCTCGGCCATGGGCGGCGCTCAAACCGGATGGATTCTGATTACTTGGCTTACACAGGAACATTTGTCATGA
- the ytrI gene encoding sporulation membrane protein YtrI, with amino-acid sequence MRIPPYYEKPGWQRFFAGMMAGALASWFVFLFTYGVLQEKQVKIIEKQESAIHDLARKNSIYQEDSRELNEEVSKKLVVQDLNVKLTNAERFKLSPLTVHKIEIEAKEDLSDLIERDLESIFESRKVIKKAIENKVYAIDDKDYRLVVKEMTIYTTIYIEVEVSFVN; translated from the coding sequence ATGAGAATTCCCCCATATTATGAAAAGCCCGGCTGGCAGCGTTTTTTTGCAGGAATGATGGCCGGGGCTCTGGCAAGCTGGTTCGTATTTCTTTTCACTTATGGAGTGCTTCAGGAAAAACAGGTGAAAATTATAGAGAAACAGGAATCTGCCATTCATGACCTTGCCCGCAAAAACAGCATTTATCAGGAAGATTCGAGAGAGCTGAACGAAGAGGTATCGAAGAAACTCGTGGTTCAGGATTTAAATGTAAAATTGACAAATGCCGAGCGGTTTAAACTGAGTCCGCTGACAGTTCATAAAATTGAAATTGAGGCGAAAGAAGATTTATCCGATTTAATTGAAAGGGATCTTGAGAGCATCTTCGAAAGCAGGAAAGTGATTAAAAAAGCGATTGAAAACAAGGTGTATGCCATTGATGATAAAGATTATAGGCTTGTAGTAAAGGAAATGACTATTTATACAACCATCTATATAGAAGTCGAGGTTTCTTTCGTTAATTGA
- a CDS encoding bifunctional oligoribonuclease/PAP phosphatase NrnA, whose translation MKEKILDAVKEYETIIIHRHVRPDPDALGSQCGLAEILKSSFPEKKILVTGETEPSLEFLYKMDSVADKDYEGALVIVCDTANQERVSDQRYQKGKMLIKIDHHPNEDQYGDLLWVDTSASSVSEMIYEFFLAGSNKGLKMTKKGAELIYAGIVGDTGRFLFPSTTDRTFKYASDLIDYGFSLHKLYSELYKTKINVAKLSGYVLQNFDVSPSGAASVIIRRDLLEKYGTTASEASQLVSVLGDIEGMVAWVFFVEEEDQIRVRLRSKGPVINELAKRYRGGGHPMAAGASIHKWEEAEKVVAELEAICREYQNR comes from the coding sequence ATGAAAGAAAAAATTTTAGATGCGGTTAAAGAATACGAAACCATCATTATTCATAGACATGTCCGGCCGGATCCGGACGCACTCGGATCCCAATGCGGACTGGCGGAAATTTTAAAATCGTCTTTTCCTGAAAAAAAGATCCTTGTAACGGGAGAAACGGAGCCGTCTCTTGAATTTCTATACAAAATGGATTCTGTTGCAGACAAAGATTACGAGGGTGCCCTCGTTATTGTGTGTGATACAGCAAACCAGGAAAGAGTGAGCGATCAGCGCTATCAAAAAGGAAAGATGCTCATTAAAATTGACCATCATCCAAACGAGGACCAATATGGAGACCTTCTTTGGGTCGATACATCGGCAAGTTCAGTCAGTGAAATGATTTATGAATTCTTTCTTGCAGGCTCCAATAAGGGACTGAAAATGACCAAAAAGGGAGCAGAATTAATTTACGCAGGGATTGTAGGGGATACAGGACGGTTTTTATTTCCGAGTACAACGGACCGTACCTTTAAATACGCCAGTGATTTAATTGATTACGGCTTCTCTCTTCATAAACTCTATAGTGAATTATACAAAACCAAAATAAATGTGGCGAAGTTAAGCGGATATGTACTTCAGAATTTCGATGTTTCTCCGTCTGGAGCAGCCAGCGTCATTATCCGCAGGGATTTGCTTGAAAAATACGGAACAACGGCTTCAGAGGCATCTCAGCTTGTCAGTGTGCTTGGAGATATTGAAGGCATGGTCGCTTGGGTCTTTTTCGTAGAAGAAGAGGATCAGATCCGTGTGCGCTTGCGTTCCAAAGGCCCCGTTATTAATGAATTGGCAAAAAGATACCGGGGAGGCGGGCATCCCATGGCTGCCGGAGCCTCCATTCATAAGTGGGAGGAAGCGGAAAAAGTCGTTGCGGAATTGGAAGCGATTTGCAGGGAATATCAGAACCGGTAA
- a CDS encoding YtpI family protein: MPIIACFIVISFAFYFFYKLKYYRSRKPMERAFLSGKSSMALGIFVFLFGLNQFFLYPSALSVTIGIIFILIGLGSLWAGQRAFRHYKPLAEKEHKNLSM; this comes from the coding sequence TTGCCCATTATCGCATGTTTTATCGTGATTTCATTTGCTTTCTATTTCTTTTACAAACTTAAGTACTACCGTTCCAGGAAACCGATGGAGCGCGCCTTTCTGTCAGGGAAATCAAGTATGGCCCTTGGAATATTTGTTTTTCTGTTTGGATTGAATCAGTTTTTCCTTTATCCTTCCGCGCTATCGGTGACCATCGGAATTATTTTCATTCTGATCGGCCTGGGAAGTCTGTGGGCCGGTCAAAGAGCTTTCCGGCATTACAAGCCTCTCGCCGAAAAAGAACACAAAAATCTTTCTATGTAA
- a CDS encoding CBS domain-containing protein: protein MATKHEQIIKYIDSLGVGEKISVRQIAKEMNVSEGTAYRAIKEAENKGFVSTIERVGTIRIERKKKENIEKLTFAEVVNVVEGQVLGGRSGLHKTLNKFVIGAMKLEAMMRYTGAGNLLIVGNRTNAHQLALEAGAAVLVTGGFDTDDHVKKLADKMELPVISTSYDTFTVATMINRAIYDQLIKKEIVLVEDILTPAGETICLHGTDKVEKWYEYNQNTGHGRFPVIDRNKKVMGMVTSKDIMGHEKGSAVEKVMTRNPVTVNGKTSVASAAQMMVWEGIEVLPVTDSQNRLEGMISRQDVLKALQVIQRQPQIGEKLDDIVTNQFVDSDESKNAHVYKCSVTPQMTNHLGTISYGVFTTLVTEAANRLLRSQKKGDLVVENLSIYFMKPVQMETLIEIHPRILEVGRKFGKMDVDVFNEGVIVGKAMMMVQIMERS, encoded by the coding sequence TTGGCGACAAAGCATGAGCAAATAATAAAATATATTGATTCGCTTGGAGTCGGTGAAAAAATTTCGGTCCGGCAAATTGCAAAGGAAATGAATGTAAGCGAAGGAACCGCCTACCGTGCAATCAAAGAAGCGGAGAATAAAGGATTTGTAAGCACGATTGAAAGAGTGGGAACCATCCGGATTGAACGGAAGAAAAAAGAAAATATTGAGAAACTCACATTTGCGGAAGTAGTGAATGTTGTAGAAGGACAAGTTCTTGGAGGGCGCTCCGGTCTTCATAAGACGCTCAATAAATTCGTCATCGGCGCAATGAAACTAGAAGCGATGATGAGGTACACGGGAGCAGGCAATCTTTTAATTGTGGGTAACCGGACAAATGCCCATCAGCTTGCTTTGGAGGCGGGTGCGGCTGTACTGGTTACAGGCGGATTTGATACAGACGACCATGTGAAGAAGCTGGCGGATAAGATGGAGCTTCCGGTAATCTCGACAAGCTACGATACCTTTACAGTGGCCACAATGATCAACCGGGCCATTTATGATCAGCTGATTAAAAAAGAAATCGTGCTTGTGGAGGATATTTTAACACCGGCCGGAGAAACCATTTGTCTGCACGGGACAGATAAAGTGGAGAAGTGGTATGAATATAACCAGAATACCGGTCACGGGAGGTTCCCTGTCATTGACCGGAACAAGAAAGTAATGGGTATGGTCACTTCGAAAGATATCATGGGGCATGAAAAGGGAAGTGCAGTTGAAAAAGTGATGACCCGCAATCCTGTTACAGTAAATGGCAAAACCTCGGTCGCATCTGCAGCCCAAATGATGGTTTGGGAGGGGATTGAGGTTCTGCCGGTAACGGACAGCCAAAATAGACTGGAGGGCATGATTTCGAGGCAGGATGTATTAAAAGCCCTGCAGGTCATTCAGAGACAGCCTCAAATCGGCGAAAAGCTTGATGATATTGTGACGAACCAGTTTGTAGATTCTGATGAGTCCAAAAATGCCCACGTATACAAATGCAGTGTTACCCCTCAGATGACCAACCATCTGGGAACAATCTCTTATGGAGTTTTTACGACGCTCGTAACGGAAGCGGCGAACAGGCTTCTCCGTTCTCAGAAAAAAGGGGATCTGGTTGTCGAGAACCTTTCCATCTATTTTATGAAGCCTGTACAAATGGAGACATTGATTGAGATCCATCCCCGTATTCTTGAGGTTGGAAGAAAATTCGGAAAGATGGATGTGGATGTTTTCAATGAGGGCGTGATTGTCGGGAAAGCGATGATGATGGTGCAAATTATGGAGCGCAGCTGA
- a CDS encoding metal-dependent hydrolase: MEITFHGHSVLEIQANGKTIFIDPFITGNGQCELKAEDVKLDVILLTHGHSDHVGDTIQLAKDNDALVVAPFELANYLGTKGLNVHPMHIGGSHEFDFGTVKLTQAFHGSSYEEEDGTIVYTGMPAGILFTADNRTIYAAGDTALFGDMKMYGERHHIDAAFLPIGDNFTMGPEDAAAAAEWLKAKKVVPVHYNTFPLIEQDPEKFVSLLPDGVGQILRTGEKLTL; the protein is encoded by the coding sequence ATGGAAATTACGTTTCATGGACATTCGGTTTTGGAAATTCAGGCAAATGGAAAAACGATCTTTATCGATCCATTCATCACAGGAAATGGACAATGCGAGCTAAAAGCAGAAGACGTGAAGCTTGATGTGATTTTACTGACTCACGGGCATAGCGATCACGTAGGAGATACGATTCAGCTGGCGAAAGATAATGATGCGCTTGTTGTAGCCCCGTTTGAACTGGCTAATTATTTGGGAACGAAGGGATTAAATGTTCATCCGATGCATATCGGAGGATCCCATGAGTTTGATTTCGGAACGGTAAAACTAACTCAGGCTTTCCATGGCTCAAGCTATGAGGAAGAAGACGGTACGATTGTGTATACCGGAATGCCGGCTGGTATTCTATTCACAGCAGATAATAGAACCATTTATGCTGCAGGGGATACAGCATTGTTTGGCGACATGAAAATGTATGGTGAGCGCCATCACATCGACGCAGCTTTCCTTCCGATTGGTGATAACTTCACAATGGGGCCTGAAGATGCGGCCGCAGCAGCAGAATGGCTGAAAGCAAAAAAGGTTGTTCCAGTCCATTACAATACCTTTCCTCTAATTGAGCAGGATCCTGAAAAATTTGTTTCTCTGCTCCCGGATGGAGTAGGACAGATCCTGCGCACAGGAGAAAAATTAACTCTATAG
- the ald gene encoding alanine dehydrogenase produces the protein MKIGIPKEIKNNENRVAMTPADVYGFVKAGHQVIVEAAAGEGAGFSDRQYEEAGGIIVSSPAETWKAEMVMKVKEPVPSEYHYFREGLILFTFLHLAAEPELTKALLKSKVTAIAYETVQLNNGTLPLLAPMSEVAGRMAAQIGAQYLERHRGGKGILLGGVPGVHRGKVAIIGGGMAGTNAAKIAAGLGAEVRILDINAVRLRQIEDIFGGRVRTLMSNPGHISESVVWADLVIGAVLIPGAKAPKLVAEEMVKRMEKGSVIIDIAIDQGGIFETADRVTTHEHPVYEKYGVLHYAVANMPGAVPRTSAQALANVTCPYALKIANNGLMKALKDDQALKSGLNTFGGFVTIPAVAAEGNFPYKKADECLL, from the coding sequence ATGAAAATCGGGATCCCGAAGGAAATTAAAAACAATGAAAACAGGGTCGCAATGACTCCTGCAGATGTTTATGGCTTTGTGAAAGCCGGGCATCAGGTCATAGTAGAAGCGGCTGCAGGAGAGGGAGCAGGCTTTTCAGACCGGCAATATGAGGAGGCGGGAGGCATCATTGTAAGCAGTCCCGCGGAGACTTGGAAAGCGGAGATGGTTATGAAAGTGAAGGAACCGGTCCCCTCCGAATACCATTATTTCAGAGAAGGGCTCATTTTGTTTACCTTTCTTCATCTTGCAGCAGAACCGGAGTTAACAAAAGCACTGCTTAAAAGCAAGGTAACAGCGATTGCTTATGAAACCGTTCAGCTAAATAATGGAACTCTTCCGCTGCTTGCCCCGATGAGTGAGGTTGCCGGCCGCATGGCCGCACAGATTGGGGCGCAATATTTAGAAAGACATAGAGGGGGCAAAGGCATATTGCTTGGAGGAGTCCCGGGGGTTCACCGCGGAAAGGTTGCAATTATAGGCGGGGGAATGGCTGGAACCAATGCGGCAAAAATTGCCGCGGGTCTGGGAGCAGAGGTGCGGATATTAGATATAAATGCTGTGAGACTGAGGCAGATTGAGGATATATTTGGCGGGAGAGTCAGAACGTTAATGTCCAATCCGGGCCACATTTCAGAGTCAGTTGTATGGGCTGATTTAGTCATAGGCGCGGTGCTGATTCCGGGTGCCAAAGCTCCAAAATTAGTTGCGGAAGAAATGGTGAAAAGAATGGAAAAAGGTTCTGTAATTATAGATATAGCTATAGATCAGGGCGGGATCTTTGAAACGGCGGACCGTGTGACCACACATGAACATCCGGTTTATGAGAAATATGGAGTTCTGCACTATGCAGTAGCAAATATGCCGGGTGCCGTCCCGAGAACATCTGCACAGGCACTTGCCAATGTAACTTGTCCATACGCATTGAAGATTGCAAATAATGGGCTGATGAAGGCGCTAAAAGATGATCAAGCGCTTAAAAGTGGTCTTAATACATTCGGTGGATTTGTCACAATTCCAGCAGTAGCGGCTGAAGGGAATTTTCCATACAAGAAAGCAGATGAATGTCTATTGTAA
- a CDS encoding SDR family oxidoreductase, producing MKHAIITAGTKGLGKKVTEAFLQKGYAVTATYRSDLEAAEAFKKEFAHLSGRLLLLQGDVTKKSDMEMIVDTSLKTFGRLDCLINNAGPYIFEKKKLADYSDEEWYSMIEGNLSAVFHLFRKAVPIMRKQQFGRIITYGFQDAGSTPGWLYRSAFSASKAGLASLTKSIAYEEAENGITANMVCPGNIVGAMKESSIENARSKHGSHTPIGRSGTGEDIARIITFLCEEQSDFITGAIIDANGGEDVLGRKSGN from the coding sequence ATGAAGCATGCCATCATTACTGCCGGAACAAAGGGACTCGGCAAAAAAGTGACCGAAGCGTTTTTGCAAAAAGGATATGCGGTTACCGCCACTTACAGAAGCGATTTGGAAGCGGCAGAAGCTTTTAAAAAAGAGTTTGCGCATCTTTCCGGACGGCTGCTTCTTCTTCAAGGAGACGTAACGAAAAAAAGCGATATGGAAATGATTGTGGATACTTCACTTAAAACGTTTGGGAGACTGGATTGTCTTATCAATAATGCCGGACCCTATATTTTTGAAAAGAAGAAACTAGCGGACTACTCGGATGAGGAATGGTACAGCATGATTGAAGGAAACTTGAGCGCCGTATTTCACTTGTTCAGGAAAGCTGTTCCCATTATGAGAAAACAGCAGTTTGGCCGTATTATCACTTATGGGTTTCAGGATGCGGGCAGTACACCCGGCTGGCTTTACCGGTCTGCATTCAGCGCTTCAAAGGCAGGACTTGCTTCCCTGACAAAATCGATTGCTTATGAAGAAGCGGAAAATGGGATTACCGCCAACATGGTTTGCCCGGGAAATATTGTCGGCGCCATGAAAGAATCAAGCATCGAGAACGCCCGCAGCAAGCACGGTTCCCATACACCAATCGGACGCTCTGGAACCGGGGAGGACATTGCACGCATCATCACTTTTTTATGTGAGGAGCAATCTGATTTTATTACCGGGGCCATCATCGACGCAAATGGCGGAGAAGATGTTCTGGGCAGGAAATCTGGAAACTAA
- a CDS encoding cytosine permease produces MIPIEKKPLQRLERFGLEAVPAELRKTGWVEYFIIQFTFSFNAGNVLLPALAVMEGGLRFSEALLSCLAGAFFAFLLVSFLSLPGSLNGLPAQYALRTILGSRLSQYAASPVRSLISVYWFSVQTIGGTWMIIESLKRFGVQHVPFSILAAGLGAVMIGITVIGFHAVKKATAYFLPVLLAGEGIILYLYFTTNTSAPASVSTQAGGASEGHVWTMLLFASLVFVQYVAGVSASADMTRYAKSPNHGFWGMFAGNFIGFSITAFLGIFSAVHFSEVNPFLSASKLTGSTALFSIILAASVLSLISINLSNAYTGSFSLLNIFPALGRIKSAVLFGSAGIILSTIPSIVTEAKVWITMLGSLSIPLSAVITSDFLIVKRRRISEMDLLSMRQVNRDAVLSMASGILLYWVIPSGAAPGFISFICTFLLYTAITKFRKKRLGQKVSS; encoded by the coding sequence ATGATTCCCATTGAAAAGAAGCCGCTGCAGCGTCTTGAAAGATTCGGACTCGAAGCGGTTCCGGCAGAATTAAGAAAAACTGGATGGGTGGAATATTTCATTATTCAATTTACGTTTTCTTTTAATGCCGGAAATGTTTTGCTGCCGGCCCTTGCCGTTATGGAAGGCGGCCTGCGTTTTTCGGAAGCGCTGCTCAGCTGTCTCGCCGGTGCCTTCTTTGCCTTTCTGCTTGTATCCTTTTTATCACTGCCCGGTTCTCTAAACGGATTGCCTGCCCAATATGCTCTTCGCACGATTTTAGGGAGCCGTCTCAGCCAGTATGCTGCCTCCCCTGTCCGCTCGCTTATTTCTGTATATTGGTTTTCTGTACAAACCATTGGCGGAACATGGATGATTATTGAAAGTCTAAAAAGATTTGGAGTGCAGCATGTACCCTTTTCTATACTGGCAGCCGGGCTTGGAGCGGTCATGATCGGAATCACGGTTATCGGTTTTCACGCAGTGAAAAAAGCCACTGCTTATTTCCTTCCCGTCTTGCTCGCGGGAGAAGGAATTATTTTATATTTATACTTTACTACAAATACGTCCGCACCTGCATCTGTAAGTACTCAAGCAGGCGGAGCAAGTGAAGGACACGTTTGGACTATGCTTCTGTTTGCCAGTCTTGTATTTGTCCAGTATGTAGCCGGTGTAAGTGCTTCAGCTGATATGACACGATATGCGAAGTCTCCAAATCATGGATTTTGGGGAATGTTTGCAGGGAATTTTATAGGATTTTCAATTACGGCCTTTTTAGGCATTTTCAGCGCTGTTCACTTCTCTGAAGTAAATCCATTTTTATCTGCATCAAAACTTACAGGATCGACTGCCCTATTTTCGATTATTCTGGCTGCTTCTGTTTTATCGCTGATTTCCATTAATTTAAGCAATGCCTATACCGGAAGCTTCAGTTTGTTAAACATTTTCCCTGCTCTGGGAAGAATAAAAAGTGCGGTTTTGTTTGGGTCAGCGGGCATTATTCTTAGTACAATCCCTTCCATTGTAACCGAAGCAAAAGTTTGGATTACGATGCTTGGGAGCCTTTCCATCCCATTGTCTGCCGTCATCACTTCTGATTTCCTGATTGTCAAAAGAAGAAGAATTTCCGAGATGGATCTGCTGTCGATGAGGCAAGTAAACCGTGATGCGGTTCTATCCATGGCATCAGGCATTCTGTTATACTGGGTCATTCCATCAGGAGCCGCTCCCGGATTCATTAGTTTTATCTGCACCTTCCTGCTTTACACAGCCATAACAAAATTCCGCAAAAAGAGGCTGGGACAAAAGGTTTCCAGCTAA
- the argH gene encoding argininosuccinate lyase, which yields MTKLWGGRFQKTPEEWVDEFGASIEFDQQLAEEDIKGSLAHVQMLGRTGILNQNETELIKKGLHTLQKKIKNGELSFSAKYEDIHLNLEKHLIDEIGPAGGKLHTGRSRNDQVATDMHLYLNDHVQKIIKEIEALQHVLVSKAEEHVYTVLPGYTHLQRAQPISFAHHLLAYYWMLERDKERFEDSLKRIRLSPLGAGALAGTTFPIDRAYTAEILGFEGIYENSLDAVSDRDFILEFLNGSSMMMMHLSRFCEEIILWCSQEFQFVELDDTYATGSSMMPQKKNPDMAELIRGKTGRVYGNLFSLLTVMKGLPLAYNKDLQEDKEGMFDTVKTVEGSLKIFAGMIDTMTVKKENMGMAVQKDFSNATELADYLAKKGLPFREAHEVTGKLVFQCIQKGCYLKDLSMEEYREASELFSEDLYSAIDPYEAVSKRMSEGGTGFEMVKDAIQKACAKLRKENVTL from the coding sequence ATGACCAAACTGTGGGGAGGCAGATTCCAAAAAACCCCTGAAGAGTGGGTGGACGAATTCGGTGCTTCTATAGAGTTTGATCAGCAGCTGGCTGAAGAGGATATTAAAGGCTCTCTCGCTCACGTTCAAATGCTTGGCAGAACAGGCATACTGAATCAAAATGAAACAGAGCTTATCAAAAAAGGGCTTCATACTTTACAGAAAAAAATAAAAAATGGAGAACTTTCTTTTTCGGCGAAATACGAAGACATCCATTTGAACCTTGAAAAACACCTGATCGATGAAATCGGCCCGGCAGGAGGCAAGCTTCATACAGGAAGAAGCCGAAATGACCAGGTTGCAACAGATATGCATCTTTATCTGAATGACCATGTTCAGAAAATAATCAAAGAAATTGAGGCTCTTCAGCATGTTCTCGTATCCAAAGCAGAAGAACATGTGTATACCGTTCTTCCGGGCTATACTCACTTGCAAAGAGCCCAGCCAATCTCTTTTGCTCACCATCTGCTTGCTTATTACTGGATGCTTGAAAGAGATAAAGAACGATTTGAGGATTCCCTCAAAAGAATTCGGCTATCCCCCCTTGGCGCCGGTGCGCTGGCAGGTACGACTTTCCCAATAGACCGTGCCTATACAGCGGAAATTCTCGGGTTTGAGGGGATTTATGAAAACAGTCTGGATGCCGTCAGTGATCGTGATTTTATCCTTGAGTTCTTAAACGGCAGTTCCATGATGATGATGCATCTCTCCAGATTTTGCGAGGAAATTATTCTTTGGTGTTCGCAGGAGTTTCAATTTGTTGAGCTTGATGACACTTATGCAACGGGAAGCTCAATGATGCCTCAGAAGAAAAATCCGGATATGGCGGAGCTGATCAGAGGAAAAACCGGACGTGTATATGGGAACCTTTTTTCCCTTTTAACCGTTATGAAAGGCCTGCCGCTTGCCTACAATAAGGACCTTCAGGAAGACAAAGAGGGGATGTTTGATACGGTTAAAACCGTTGAAGGCAGTCTGAAAATCTTTGCTGGAATGATTGATACGATGACGGTAAAAAAAGAAAACATGGGCATGGCTGTTCAAAAGGATTTCTCTAATGCAACAGAACTTGCCGACTACCTTGCCAAAAAGGGCCTGCCGTTCCGTGAAGCGCATGAAGTAACCGGTAAACTGGTGTTTCAGTGCATACAAAAAGGCTGTTATTTAAAAGATTTGTCTATGGAAGAATACAGGGAAGCATCAGAGTTGTTCAGTGAAGATCTCTATTCAGCCATAGATCCTTACGAGGCAGTTTCAAAGCGGATGAGCGAGGGCGGCACCGGTTTTGAAATGGTGAAAGACGCCATTCAAAAAGCCTGTGCGAAACTACGGAAGGAAAATGTTACCTTGTAA
- a CDS encoding argininosuccinate synthase — MEMKQKVVLAYSGGLDTSVAIKWLQERGYDVIACCLDVGEGKDLAFIQSKALQVGASESYVIDAKNEFAEEYALLALQAHALYEEKYPLVSALSRPLIAKKLVEVAEKEGASAVAHGCTGKGNDQVRFEVSIKALNPDLEVIAPVREWSWSREEEIEYAVKHNIPIPIKLDSPFSIDQNLWGRSNECGVLEDPWAAPPEEAYDLTAPLEKTPDVPDVIELSFEKGVPTAINGVAYPVSEIILNLNELAGKHGIGRIDHVENRLVGIKSREIYECPGAVTLLKAHKELEDLTLVKDVAHFKPVIGQKLTELIYNGLWFSPLKQALGAFLKETQKHVTGVVRVKLFKGHSIVEGRKSEFSLYDEKLATYTADDAFDHQAAVGFISLYGLPTKVSSMVQNKKKVKA; from the coding sequence ATTGAAATGAAACAAAAAGTAGTTTTAGCTTATTCCGGGGGTTTGGATACTTCCGTTGCGATAAAATGGCTCCAGGAGCGCGGCTATGATGTGATTGCCTGCTGCCTCGACGTAGGAGAAGGAAAAGACCTTGCATTCATTCAGAGCAAAGCGTTACAGGTCGGGGCTTCCGAATCTTATGTGATTGATGCAAAAAACGAATTCGCAGAAGAATATGCCCTGCTCGCTCTGCAGGCTCATGCCCTCTATGAGGAAAAGTATCCGCTCGTATCAGCCCTTTCACGCCCTCTCATTGCCAAAAAGCTAGTGGAAGTGGCTGAAAAAGAAGGAGCGTCTGCTGTCGCCCATGGCTGTACAGGAAAAGGGAATGACCAAGTGCGTTTTGAAGTTTCCATCAAGGCGTTAAATCCGGATTTAGAAGTGATTGCGCCTGTTCGTGAGTGGAGCTGGTCGCGCGAAGAGGAAATTGAATATGCGGTAAAACACAATATTCCAATTCCAATTAAATTAGACAGCCCATTTTCCATTGACCAGAATCTGTGGGGACGCAGCAATGAATGCGGCGTTCTCGAGGATCCCTGGGCAGCGCCGCCGGAAGAGGCCTATGATTTGACAGCACCGCTGGAAAAAACGCCTGATGTTCCGGATGTGATTGAACTGAGCTTTGAAAAGGGAGTGCCAACGGCCATTAACGGAGTGGCTTATCCGGTTTCCGAGATCATATTGAACTTAAATGAATTAGCAGGCAAACATGGAATCGGGAGAATTGATCACGTAGAAAATCGTTTAGTCGGTATAAAGTCCAGAGAAATTTATGAATGTCCGGGGGCTGTGACCCTCCTTAAAGCCCATAAAGAACTGGAAGATTTAACACTTGTGAAAGATGTGGCCCATTTTAAACCGGTCATTGGCCAAAAGCTGACAGAATTGATTTACAACGGACTATGGTTTTCACCGCTTAAACAGGCACTCGGGGCTTTTCTGAAAGAAACCCAGAAGCATGTCACAGGAGTGGTTCGTGTAAAACTGTTTAAAGGCCATTCAATTGTCGAAGGGCGAAAATCGGAATTCTCCCTATACGATGAAAAGCTTGCTACGTATACAGCTGACGATGCTTTTGATCATCAGGCTGCCGTAGGATTCATCTCCCTTTACGGATTGCCTACTAAGGTCAGCAGTATGGTTCAAAATAAAAAGAAGGTGAAAGCATGA